A window from Roseburia sp. 499 encodes these proteins:
- a CDS encoding DUF5344 family protein, whose amino-acid sequence MASIGNGTIQINESTYNDAVKKIEKANNRIEANKKNIKVEYENCSMSYLDEYKNIITNLATALEQYYNLVSEDIKSLRDVRDTLKAADKL is encoded by the coding sequence ATGGCAAGTATAGGAAATGGAACCATACAAATCAATGAAAGTACATATAATGATGCAGTTAAAAAAATAGAAAAGGCAAATAATAGAATAGAAGCAAATAAAAAGAATATAAAAGTAGAGTATGAAAATTGTTCTATGAGTTATCTGGATGAGTATAAGAATATTATTACAAATCTTGCAACGGCATTGGAGCAATATTACAATTTGGTCAGTGAAGATATTAAAAGTTTAAGAGATGTTAGAGATACATTAAAAGCGGCGGATAAATTATAA